The Sphingosinithalassobacter sp. CS137 genome includes a region encoding these proteins:
- a CDS encoding Bax inhibitor-1/YccA family protein, with the protein MANWSDPRTAAAPYATGAATRGAAYDAGLRSYMLSVYNYMTSGILLTGIVAMLFAWGDPITASPAYQVFSQGGPLAWIIILSPLAIVFAMSFGQNRMSQGTLQALYWGFAVLMGLSLSTLFLRYTGTSIAQAFFATAAGFAGLSLYGYTTKKDLSGWGSFLIIGVVGLLVAMLLNAFVFQSGVMGLVISALGVLIFAGLTAYDTQKIKSMYAHVAGTEMQGKVAILGALSLYLDFINMFQFLLHLMGSARE; encoded by the coding sequence ATGGCAAATTGGTCGGATCCCCGGACGGCCGCCGCCCCCTATGCGACGGGCGCAGCTACGCGCGGTGCCGCGTATGATGCGGGGCTGCGTTCCTATATGCTGTCCGTGTACAATTACATGACGTCGGGCATCCTGCTGACCGGCATCGTGGCGATGCTGTTCGCCTGGGGCGACCCGATCACGGCGTCGCCGGCGTATCAGGTGTTCTCGCAGGGCGGGCCGCTCGCGTGGATCATCATCCTGTCGCCGCTGGCGATCGTCTTCGCGATGAGCTTTGGCCAGAACCGCATGAGCCAGGGGACGCTGCAGGCGCTCTACTGGGGCTTCGCGGTGCTGATGGGCCTGTCGCTCTCGACGCTGTTCCTGCGCTACACCGGCACGTCGATCGCCCAGGCGTTCTTCGCGACGGCGGCGGGCTTCGCCGGTCTGAGCCTCTATGGCTACACCACGAAGAAGGATCTGTCGGGCTGGGGCTCGTTCCTGATCATCGGCGTGGTGGGTCTGCTCGTGGCGATGCTGCTCAACGCCTTCGTGTTCCAGTCGGGCGTGATGGGCCTCGTCATCAGCGCACTGGGCGTGCTGATCTTCGCCGGCCTCACCGCTTATGACACGCAGAAGATCAAGAGCATGTACGCCCATGTCGCGGGCACCGAAATGCAGGGCAAGGTCGCCATTCTCGGCGCGCTGAGCCTGTATCTCGACTTCATCAACATGTTCCAGTTCCTGCTCCATCTGATGGGCAGCGCACGCGAGTAA
- a CDS encoding amidohydrolase has product MIRSLVAAAALALVSSTALAQPIPDAAPADMDALMALYRDLHANPELSLHETATAARLAGIAREAGFDVTQNVGGTGVVAVLRNGEGPTLLIRADMDGLPVTEQTGLPFASQVRTTTKEGVETGVMHACGHDTHMTAWVGTMRQLAALKDRWSGTLVMIAQPAEEVGKGARMMLEDGLFTRFPRPTHAIAFHDTASAPAGVIGLTPGYALANVDSVDIRVRGVGGHGAYPHTTRDPVVLASRIVTSLQTLVSRELDPQTPAVVTVGSFHAGSKHNIISDEALLQLTVRSYAPEVRQQLLDGIARIARGEAIAAGMPDDLMPEVTVKDEYTPSTYNTPELSERLLSLFGEQFGGERVVQATPVMGGEDFGRYRLADESIQSVIFWVGGVPLDRWQAAQAGEATLPSLHSPYWAPDAEAVIATASEALTAAALDILGRS; this is encoded by the coding sequence ATGATCCGCTCTCTTGTCGCCGCTGCCGCGCTGGCGCTGGTTTCGTCGACTGCCTTGGCCCAGCCGATCCCGGATGCGGCGCCCGCCGACATGGACGCGCTGATGGCGCTGTATCGCGATCTGCACGCCAACCCCGAACTCAGCCTTCACGAAACCGCCACCGCCGCCCGGTTGGCCGGCATCGCCCGCGAGGCGGGCTTCGATGTGACCCAGAATGTCGGCGGTACCGGAGTGGTCGCGGTGCTGCGCAATGGAGAGGGACCGACGCTCCTGATCCGCGCCGATATGGACGGCCTTCCCGTAACCGAGCAGACCGGACTGCCCTTCGCCTCGCAGGTCCGCACCACGACCAAGGAGGGCGTGGAAACCGGCGTTATGCACGCCTGCGGCCATGACACGCATATGACCGCCTGGGTCGGCACGATGCGGCAGCTCGCAGCCCTCAAGGATCGCTGGTCGGGCACGCTGGTGATGATCGCCCAGCCCGCCGAGGAAGTCGGCAAGGGCGCGCGGATGATGCTTGAGGACGGGCTCTTCACGCGCTTCCCCAGGCCGACGCATGCGATCGCCTTTCACGACACCGCCTCGGCGCCGGCCGGGGTGATCGGCCTCACGCCCGGCTATGCGCTCGCAAATGTCGATTCGGTCGACATTCGCGTCCGCGGCGTGGGCGGCCATGGCGCCTATCCGCACACGACGCGCGATCCCGTGGTGCTGGCCTCGCGGATCGTGACGTCGCTGCAAACGCTGGTGAGTCGCGAGCTCGATCCGCAGACCCCGGCGGTGGTCACGGTCGGCAGCTTCCACGCCGGCTCGAAGCACAACATCATTTCGGACGAGGCGCTGCTGCAGTTGACGGTGCGCAGCTACGCGCCCGAAGTGCGCCAGCAACTGCTCGACGGCATCGCCCGGATCGCGCGTGGCGAAGCGATCGCGGCCGGCATGCCCGACGATCTGATGCCCGAGGTCACGGTGAAGGACGAATATACCCCGTCGACCTACAACACGCCCGAACTCAGCGAGCGGCTGCTGAGTCTCTTCGGCGAACAATTTGGCGGAGAGCGCGTGGTGCAGGCCACGCCGGTGATGGGGGGCGAGGATTTCGGCCGCTATCGGCTCGCCGACGAGTCGATCCAGAGCGTCATCTTCTGGGTCGGCGGTGTGCCGCTCGATCGCTGGCAGGCGGCGCAGGCGGGCGAGGCAACGCTTCCCTCGCTGCACAGCCCCTATTGGGCTCCCGATGCCGAGGCCGTGATCGCGACCGCCAGCGAAGCGCTGACCGCGGCGGCGCTCGACATTCTGGGAAGAAGCTGA
- a CDS encoding 3-hydroxybutyrate dehydrogenase, with translation MFLKGKTAIVTGSTSGIGLAIAQALAAEGAAVMINGFGDADAIEKERAALAERSGAGALYDGADMSKPDQIYAMVERCAAELGAPDIVVNNAGIQHVAKIEEFPVEKWDAILAINLSSAWHMMRAAVPHMKAKGWGRIISTASAHSLVASPNKSAYVAAKHGLAGLTKTIALETATHGVTVNCISPGYVWTPLVENQIPDTMASRGLTREQVMNDVLLAAQPTKQFVLPDQVASLALYLCGDAAAGITGANLSVDGGWTAQ, from the coding sequence ATGTTCCTCAAAGGCAAGACCGCGATCGTCACCGGCTCCACCTCCGGCATCGGCCTCGCCATCGCCCAGGCGCTCGCCGCCGAAGGTGCCGCGGTCATGATCAACGGCTTCGGCGACGCCGATGCGATCGAAAAGGAGCGCGCCGCCCTTGCCGAGCGCTCGGGTGCCGGCGCGCTCTACGATGGAGCGGACATGTCGAAGCCCGATCAGATCTACGCGATGGTCGAGCGCTGCGCCGCCGAACTGGGTGCGCCCGACATCGTGGTGAACAACGCCGGCATCCAGCATGTCGCGAAGATCGAGGAATTCCCGGTCGAGAAGTGGGACGCCATCCTGGCGATCAACCTTTCCTCCGCATGGCACATGATGCGCGCCGCCGTGCCGCACATGAAGGCAAAGGGCTGGGGCCGGATCATCTCGACCGCATCGGCGCATTCGCTCGTGGCGAGCCCGAACAAGTCGGCATATGTCGCGGCCAAGCACGGCCTTGCCGGGCTCACCAAGACGATCGCGCTCGAAACGGCGACCCATGGCGTCACCGTGAACTGCATCTCACCCGGCTATGTCTGGACGCCGCTCGTCGAGAACCAGATTCCCGACACGATGGCATCGCGCGGCCTCACGCGCGAGCAGGTGATGAACGACGTTCTGCTGGCGGCGCAGCCGACGAAGCAGTTCGTCCTGCCCGATCAGGTGGCGAGCCTTGCGCTCTATCTCTGCGGCGATGCGGCGGCGGGCATTACCGGCGCCAATCTCTCGGTCGACGGGGGATGGACGGCGCAATAG
- a CDS encoding alpha/beta fold hydrolase, with the protein MTDPAFLDAGDLRLAYRLAPGSGPALLFLPGYASDMSGTKALALEQWAQAQGREYCRFDYAGCGESEGAFEDQTLERWRDDVLAMIDRVVTGPVILVGSSMGGWLMLLAAALRPDRVAGLVGIAAAPDFTDWGFTQEQKLEMLSKGRLEEPSDYSDQPTVTTRAFWTSGEANRVMIGPIAFDGPVVLLQGQRDPDVPWERALGLAERLRSAEVQTWLVKDGDHRLSRERDIALLIRAVEEVTARCSSSNPSP; encoded by the coding sequence ATGACCGATCCCGCCTTCCTTGATGCCGGCGACCTCCGGCTCGCCTATCGCCTCGCTCCCGGCAGCGGGCCGGCGCTGCTGTTCCTGCCCGGCTATGCCTCCGACATGAGCGGCACCAAGGCCCTTGCACTGGAGCAATGGGCGCAGGCGCAGGGGCGCGAATATTGCCGTTTCGACTATGCCGGATGCGGGGAGAGCGAAGGCGCTTTCGAGGACCAGACGCTGGAGCGCTGGCGCGACGACGTACTGGCGATGATCGATCGCGTGGTGACGGGGCCGGTGATCCTGGTCGGATCCTCGATGGGCGGCTGGCTGATGCTGCTCGCTGCCGCACTGCGCCCCGACCGCGTCGCGGGGCTGGTCGGCATCGCCGCCGCGCCCGATTTCACTGACTGGGGCTTCACCCAGGAACAGAAGCTGGAGATGCTCTCCAAGGGCAGGCTCGAGGAACCGTCGGACTATTCCGACCAGCCGACCGTCACCACGCGCGCGTTCTGGACCTCGGGCGAAGCCAATCGCGTGATGATCGGTCCGATCGCGTTCGATGGACCGGTGGTGCTGCTTCAGGGTCAGCGCGACCCCGATGTGCCGTGGGAACGCGCACTGGGCCTCGCCGAACGGCTTCGTTCAGCCGAGGTGCAGACCTGGCTTGTCAAGGACGGCGACCACCGCCTGTCGCGCGAGCGCGACATCGCGCTTCTGATCCGCGCCGTCGAAGAGGTGACCGCCCGATGCTCCTCGTCCAATCCCTCGCCCTGA
- the thpR gene encoding RNA 2',3'-cyclic phosphodiesterase, producing MHRLFVGLRPPPAIRRQLLDAMGGVPGARWQDEHQLHLTLRFIGEVERPMAEDVALMLGSVHFPPIDVALAGVGQFDTRGRPNALWAGVRPHDALLRLHKKVDQAITRAGLASEARAYLPHITLARLGAGAGTTDCWLAEHAGLASAPFRFEHFTLFQSHLGSEGAVYEAVERYPLDG from the coding sequence ATGCATCGTCTTTTCGTAGGTCTGCGGCCGCCGCCCGCGATCCGCCGGCAGCTTCTCGACGCAATGGGCGGCGTACCGGGCGCGCGCTGGCAGGACGAGCATCAGCTCCACCTCACGCTGCGCTTCATCGGCGAAGTCGAGCGGCCGATGGCGGAGGATGTCGCGCTGATGCTCGGCAGTGTCCATTTTCCGCCGATCGACGTCGCGCTCGCCGGCGTGGGCCAGTTCGACACCCGCGGCCGCCCTAACGCGCTCTGGGCGGGGGTGCGGCCCCACGACGCGCTGCTGCGCCTCCACAAGAAGGTCGATCAGGCGATCACCCGCGCCGGGCTCGCTTCCGAAGCCCGTGCCTATCTGCCGCATATCACGCTGGCGCGGCTCGGCGCGGGCGCGGGCACCACCGATTGCTGGCTCGCCGAGCATGCCGGTCTTGCCAGCGCCCCGTTCCGTTTCGAGCATTTCACCCTGTTCCAGAGCCACCTCGGCAGCGAGGGCGCGGTCTATGAAGCAGTGGAGCGCTACCCGCTGGACGGCTAG
- a CDS encoding DUF4893 domain-containing protein, producing the protein MHRLLLSAALLLTLPGCSIYRQAHPGPAELGENWRSVATESDRQRLRGWRSAWDEALPLARAADAPAVAAEGVLFDPDIAMAGALPPPGTYRCRTFKLGAAEPAAQDFTAYPWFECSIAAEGALRRFIKRTGSQRPEGLLFPDRETRAIFLGTLVLGDEDRAQRYGIDRQRDMIGYVERIGEARWRLVLPRPNFESIVDVIEFVPA; encoded by the coding sequence GTGCATCGTCTTCTTCTCTCCGCGGCGCTGCTGCTCACCCTTCCGGGCTGCAGCATCTATCGCCAGGCGCATCCCGGTCCCGCCGAACTTGGCGAGAACTGGCGGTCGGTGGCAACCGAGTCGGATCGACAGCGGCTGCGCGGCTGGCGATCGGCGTGGGACGAAGCGCTGCCCCTCGCCCGTGCCGCGGACGCGCCCGCAGTCGCCGCGGAAGGCGTGCTGTTCGATCCCGACATCGCCATGGCCGGCGCACTTCCGCCGCCCGGCACCTATCGCTGCCGGACCTTCAAGCTGGGGGCGGCGGAGCCCGCAGCGCAGGACTTCACTGCCTATCCCTGGTTTGAATGCAGCATCGCCGCCGAAGGGGCGCTACGCCGCTTTATCAAACGCACCGGCTCGCAGCGCCCCGAGGGGCTGCTGTTCCCCGATCGCGAAACGCGGGCCATCTTCCTGGGCACCCTGGTGCTGGGGGATGAAGATCGGGCGCAGCGCTACGGAATCGATCGCCAGCGCGACATGATCGGCTATGTCGAACGGATCGGTGAGGCACGCTGGAGGCTCGTCCTGCCCCGGCCGAATTTCGAATCGATTGTGGACGTGATCGAGTTCGTCCCCGCCTGA
- a CDS encoding peptidase S1: MLKKFVFVAAMVAAFPAAAQDVGADPNYEEMTISSGFEPDPRVVSLRAGGDIDASRLGGACTGFITDAPDVRLNFTGGDLPLIISVAASSDTALVVNAPDGRWYCNDDGGNTGLNPSVRFNSPRTGRYEIWVATYESGATQPARLHVSEVSSQ; encoded by the coding sequence ATGTTGAAGAAGTTCGTTTTCGTTGCGGCGATGGTCGCCGCGTTCCCGGCAGCCGCGCAGGATGTCGGCGCCGATCCCAATTATGAGGAAATGACGATTTCTTCGGGCTTCGAGCCCGACCCGCGCGTGGTTTCGCTGCGCGCCGGCGGCGACATCGATGCAAGCCGCCTGGGCGGCGCCTGCACCGGCTTCATCACCGACGCGCCCGACGTGCGCCTGAACTTCACCGGCGGCGACCTGCCGCTGATCATCTCCGTCGCGGCCTCTTCGGACACCGCGCTGGTCGTGAACGCACCCGATGGCCGCTGGTATTGCAACGACGACGGCGGCAACACCGGCCTCAATCCGTCGGTCCGTTTCAACTCGCCGCGTACCGGCCGCTACGAGATCTGGGTCGCGACCTATGAGTCGGGTGCGACGCAGCCGGCGCGGCTCCACGTCTCGGAAGTTTCCAGCCAGTAA
- a CDS encoding diguanylate cyclase yields the protein MGELRVIVAAVLAVLLFMAPAARAELALADSGCGAATGRDGDADAALAQIDRNGCSGLGTMPGERQWMIVSFPDAIELSQSSLLRTKIAHFTRIGVRIDTADGRSVTRSWDPSITQHNRLPTSLFTLPLDVTAPIQRIAVFVDDTQSADALSNVAIVPAEDAAARRTTGALLFALLCGLIAVPILYNLAFLAVLRERFLVWHIAMAGSILVYAATASGLMLELFPALSLRARMEVLHWSFGASISAGAVFLTCYVERSSLSPRMLFLLRAAAAWAILVNLALSFAPLSTPADFDLLHDAGLGVVMLVTIAAITQALRRGSRAAIFVAAGWSIIILSLLDRLARAFGFYDAPLFFNDVLYFGLAFETVVTALGVAGRFLAIRRERDRACEHAETMERLAETDPLTGILNRRALQRHYEQGAPPIAVALVDLDHFKGINDAHGHDVGDRVLRIAAQALDGSGANIAGRMGGEEFVLLLYGSRPERTAEQLRQAITARVARHVPGLDRPVTASMGLVRPSPEADFEAVCAAADRLLYAAKADGRNRLVGAPPSALGVAA from the coding sequence GTGGGGGAATTGCGCGTCATCGTCGCCGCCGTCTTGGCGGTCCTGCTGTTCATGGCGCCGGCCGCCCGTGCCGAGCTCGCGCTCGCGGACTCCGGTTGCGGCGCAGCCACCGGGCGCGACGGCGATGCCGACGCCGCACTCGCGCAGATCGATCGCAACGGCTGCTCCGGACTCGGCACCATGCCGGGGGAGCGGCAGTGGATGATCGTCAGCTTCCCCGATGCGATCGAACTGTCGCAATCGTCGCTGCTGCGCACCAAGATCGCGCATTTCACTCGGATCGGCGTCCGCATCGACACCGCCGACGGGCGCAGCGTCACCCGCAGCTGGGATCCTTCGATCACGCAGCACAACCGGCTGCCGACCAGCCTCTTTACACTTCCGCTCGACGTCACGGCGCCGATCCAGCGGATCGCGGTGTTCGTCGACGATACCCAATCGGCCGATGCGCTCAGCAATGTCGCCATCGTCCCCGCAGAAGACGCTGCGGCAAGGCGGACGACAGGGGCGCTCCTGTTCGCGCTGCTCTGCGGCCTGATCGCAGTTCCGATCCTCTACAATCTCGCCTTTCTAGCGGTGCTGCGCGAACGCTTTCTTGTCTGGCACATTGCGATGGCGGGCTCGATCCTGGTCTACGCCGCCACTGCCTCGGGGCTGATGCTCGAGCTGTTCCCGGCGCTGTCGCTCCGCGCCCGGATGGAAGTGCTGCACTGGAGCTTCGGCGCATCGATCTCCGCCGGAGCAGTGTTCCTCACCTGCTATGTCGAACGTTCCAGCCTTTCGCCGCGGATGCTGTTTCTGCTGCGTGCTGCCGCCGCTTGGGCGATTTTGGTCAATCTCGCGCTCTCCTTCGCGCCGCTGTCGACACCCGCCGATTTCGATCTGCTGCATGATGCCGGGTTGGGTGTGGTGATGCTGGTGACGATCGCGGCGATCACACAGGCGCTGCGGCGCGGCAGCCGTGCCGCGATCTTCGTGGCCGCCGGCTGGAGCATCATCATTCTCTCGTTGCTCGATCGGCTGGCGCGCGCCTTCGGCTTCTACGACGCGCCCTTGTTCTTTAACGATGTGCTGTACTTCGGCCTCGCCTTCGAAACCGTCGTCACCGCGCTCGGCGTCGCCGGCCGGTTCCTCGCGATCCGACGCGAACGCGACCGCGCCTGCGAACATGCCGAGACGATGGAGCGCCTGGCCGAAACCGATCCGCTCACAGGCATTCTCAACCGGCGTGCGCTGCAGCGACACTATGAACAGGGTGCGCCGCCGATAGCGGTCGCGCTGGTCGACCTCGATCATTTCAAGGGCATCAACGACGCCCATGGCCATGACGTCGGCGATCGCGTGCTGCGCATCGCGGCACAGGCGCTGGACGGCAGCGGCGCGAACATTGCCGGCAGGATGGGCGGCGAAGAGTTCGTCCTGCTGCTCTACGGGTCACGCCCCGAGCGCACCGCCGAGCAGCTTCGCCAGGCGATCACCGCCCGAGTCGCGCGCCACGTCCCCGGGCTGGACCGGCCGGTCACGGCCAGCATGGGCCTCGTCCGCCCGTCGCCCGAGGCGGACTTCGAAGCGGTTTGCGCCGCCGCCGACCGGCTGCTCTATGCCGCCAAGGCGGACGGAAGGAATCGGCTCGTCGGCGCGCCGCCGTCAGCGCTTGGGGTCGCCGCCTGA
- a CDS encoding neutral zinc metallopeptidase, producing the protein MRLDDFDPTSHARDLGSGGGGGGGFGLLGFLPLLLGRGLGCGGIAILGILALGYLFLSGGGGILGGSGGGTIGAGGGATGAAACNTPERQFACRVMTSTEQTWDALFREAGLNYRPATINFYEGGATSACGYASSAVGPYYCPPDQGVYLDTSFFRELAQRFGARGDFAQAYVIAHEIGHHVQNLLGTSDEVRRRQQQLGQTAGNELSVRLELQADCFAGVWAAQNRDRLEAGDIEEGMTAAAAIGDDRLQEQSQGHVAPESFTHGTSEQRMRWLRRGLETGDPGACDTFSTGAL; encoded by the coding sequence ATGCGGCTCGACGATTTCGACCCCACTTCCCACGCGCGCGATCTGGGCAGCGGCGGCGGCGGTGGCGGCGGGTTCGGGCTGCTGGGATTCCTGCCGTTGCTATTGGGGCGCGGGCTCGGCTGCGGCGGGATCGCAATCCTGGGCATCCTCGCGCTCGGCTATCTGTTTCTGAGCGGCGGCGGCGGGATCCTAGGCGGCAGCGGCGGCGGAACGATCGGGGCCGGTGGCGGCGCGACGGGCGCCGCGGCCTGCAACACCCCCGAGCGCCAGTTCGCCTGCCGCGTGATGACCAGCACCGAACAGACGTGGGACGCGCTCTTCCGCGAGGCGGGGCTGAACTACCGCCCGGCGACGATCAACTTCTACGAAGGCGGAGCGACATCGGCCTGCGGCTATGCGTCGTCGGCGGTCGGCCCCTATTATTGTCCGCCCGATCAGGGCGTTTATCTCGACACGTCTTTCTTCCGCGAGCTGGCGCAGCGCTTCGGCGCGCGCGGAGATTTCGCACAGGCCTATGTGATCGCGCACGAGATCGGCCACCATGTCCAGAACCTGCTCGGCACGTCGGACGAAGTGCGCCGCCGCCAGCAGCAGCTGGGGCAGACCGCGGGCAACGAACTGTCGGTTCGACTCGAGTTGCAGGCGGATTGCTTCGCGGGCGTGTGGGCGGCGCAGAACCGCGACCGGCTGGAGGCGGGCGATATCGAGGAAGGCATGACCGCCGCTGCCGCGATCGGCGACGACAGGCTTCAGGAGCAGAGCCAGGGGCATGTCGCTCCCGAGAGCTTCACCCATGGCACGTCGGAACAGCGGATGCGGTGGCTGCGGCGCGGGCTCGAAACGGGCGATCCGGGCGCATGCGACACGTTTTCGACCGGAGCACTTTGA
- a CDS encoding patatin-like phospholipase family protein: MADAEPSAPPRRTPAMPLPDCVALVLQGGGALGSFQAGVIEALDEAAIAVDWVAGISIGAVNAAIIAGNPPERRIERLRAFWDMVTSALPSLPVSLHDPARELAHEWSAAMVMWTGVPGFFRPRPLPPMLASAGSPGALSFYDSAPLAATLETLIDWDLLNDGPVRLSVGAVNVETGNFRYFDTEDERIDVRHVMASGALPPGLPPVEIDGSWYWDGGLVSNTPLTHVLDRQQVPMLVFQVDLFAAAADRPQTIMDVLAREKEIRYSSRTRQVSTERMRLRLEREAIRKVLAKLPPELHDDPDVRALEAQAAEKPVSLVHLIYRANAWEGGSRDFEFSHRSMAEHWHAGGRAVAQTMANARLIARNIQDGRTAAFDLTAR; the protein is encoded by the coding sequence ATGGCCGATGCCGAACCTTCCGCTCCGCCGCGCCGCACTCCGGCGATGCCGCTGCCCGATTGCGTGGCGCTGGTGCTCCAGGGCGGCGGCGCGCTCGGCAGTTTTCAGGCCGGCGTGATCGAGGCGCTCGACGAAGCGGCGATCGCGGTCGACTGGGTCGCCGGCATTTCGATCGGGGCGGTCAATGCGGCGATCATCGCGGGCAATCCGCCCGAACGCCGGATCGAGCGGCTGCGCGCCTTCTGGGACATGGTGACGAGCGCACTGCCCAGCCTGCCGGTCTCGCTTCACGATCCGGCGCGCGAGCTGGCGCACGAATGGTCGGCCGCCATGGTGATGTGGACTGGCGTTCCCGGCTTCTTCCGCCCGCGCCCGCTTCCGCCAATGCTCGCGTCGGCGGGCAGCCCCGGCGCGCTCAGCTTCTACGACAGCGCTCCTCTCGCGGCGACGCTGGAAACGCTGATCGACTGGGATCTGCTCAACGACGGCCCCGTCCGCCTGTCGGTCGGCGCAGTCAATGTCGAAACCGGCAACTTCCGCTATTTCGACACCGAGGATGAGCGCATCGACGTGCGCCACGTCATGGCCTCCGGCGCGCTCCCGCCGGGGCTTCCGCCGGTCGAGATCGACGGAAGCTGGTATTGGGACGGGGGTCTGGTCTCGAACACGCCGCTCACTCATGTCCTCGACCGGCAGCAGGTGCCGATGCTGGTGTTCCAGGTCGACTTGTTCGCCGCAGCCGCCGATCGGCCGCAGACGATCATGGACGTGCTCGCGCGCGAGAAGGAGATCCGCTATTCGAGCCGCACCCGCCAGGTCTCGACCGAGCGGATGCGATTGCGTCTGGAGCGCGAGGCGATCCGCAAGGTGCTGGCCAAGCTGCCGCCGGAGCTGCACGACGACCCCGATGTCCGAGCGCTGGAGGCACAGGCGGCGGAGAAGCCGGTCAGTCTCGTCCATCTGATCTATCGCGCCAACGCCTGGGAAGGCGGCAGCCGCGACTTCGAGTTCTCACACCGCTCGATGGCCGAGCATTGGCACGCCGGGGGGCGCGCCGTCGCCCAAACGATGGCGAATGCACGGCTGATCGCCCGCAATATCCAGGACGGCAGAACCGCCGCCTTCGACCTGACGGCGCGCTGA
- a CDS encoding VOC family protein has protein sequence MRYLHTMLRVSDPDATIRFFELLGLKETRRMESEQGRFTLIYLAADEDRGAPGEPGRAEVELTYNWDPEEYSGGRNFGHLAFRVEDIYASCQRLMHAGVTINRPPRDGHMAFVRTPDGISIELLQDGRLEPQEPWASMPNTGSW, from the coding sequence ATGCGCTATCTGCACACCATGCTTCGCGTCAGCGATCCGGACGCGACGATCCGCTTCTTCGAGCTGCTGGGATTGAAAGAGACTCGGCGGATGGAAAGCGAGCAGGGGCGCTTCACGCTGATCTACCTCGCCGCCGACGAGGATCGCGGCGCGCCGGGCGAGCCCGGCCGGGCCGAAGTGGAGCTAACCTATAACTGGGACCCGGAGGAATATAGCGGCGGGCGCAATTTCGGGCACCTCGCGTTCCGAGTAGAGGATATCTATGCGAGCTGCCAGCGGCTGATGCATGCCGGCGTCACGATCAACCGGCCGCCGCGCGACGGCCATATGGCCTTTGTCCGCACGCCCGACGGGATCTCGATCGAATTGTTGCAGGACGGGCGGCTCGAGCCGCAGGAACCTTGGGCATCGATGCCGAATACCGGAAGCTGGTAA
- a CDS encoding tetratricopeptide repeat protein, with protein MLLVQSLALIAQAAPGSVPDPQDRGARCMELAASSPARGETEATRWRLQGGGFLARQCLGIAYANQRRYEAAAGAFTDAAREAEAGQDSRAADFWAQAGNAWLAAGDPDKARAALDTAIAAGGLSGLARGEAHLDRARALVAANDLASARSDLDKALRHAPEDPLAWLLSATLARRQEDSMRARRDIDQALRLAGDDASVQLEAGNIAALEGDAESARSAWEQVIALAPGTAPAAAAREALAQFAAGE; from the coding sequence ATGCTCCTCGTCCAATCCCTCGCCCTGATCGCCCAGGCCGCTCCGGGTTCGGTGCCCGATCCGCAGGATCGGGGCGCGCGCTGCATGGAATTGGCGGCGAGCAGCCCCGCGCGCGGCGAGACGGAGGCGACTCGCTGGCGGCTGCAAGGCGGCGGCTTCCTGGCGCGACAATGCCTGGGCATCGCTTATGCCAACCAGCGTCGCTACGAGGCCGCGGCAGGCGCCTTCACCGATGCCGCGCGCGAGGCGGAGGCGGGACAGGACAGCCGCGCCGCCGACTTCTGGGCACAGGCGGGCAATGCCTGGCTCGCGGCGGGCGATCCGGACAAGGCGCGGGCTGCGCTCGATACCGCGATCGCCGCCGGCGGGCTTTCCGGTCTGGCGCGCGGCGAGGCGCATCTCGATCGTGCGCGAGCGCTGGTTGCGGCGAATGATCTGGCGAGCGCGCGAAGCGACCTCGACAAGGCGCTGCGACACGCGCCCGAAGACCCGCTGGCATGGCTGCTCTCGGCGACTCTTGCGCGGCGGCAGGAGGATTCGATGCGTGCGCGGCGCGACATCGATCAGGCGCTGCGGCTCGCCGGCGACGACGCCTCGGTGCAGCTCGAAGCAGGCAATATCGCGGCGCTGGAGGGCGATGCCGAAAGCGCCCGTTCGGCCTGGGAACAGGTGATCGCGCTCGCCCCCGGGACGGCGCCCGCGGCGGCGGCACGCGAGGCGCTGGCGCAGTTCGCCGCCGGCGAATGA